Genomic window (Acidobacteriota bacterium):
GATGCCTCCATCGGTCGAGACAACGTTATTTCCTCGCTGGTGTTTGACCAGGATTTCAGTTTGCGCCCGGTACTTAATGCCGAAGAACAGTACCGCAATGACCACTCCGGTAAAAGTCGCCAGGAATGAAACCACCACCACACGCCGGTTCCGGAACACAATTCCCAATACCTCGCGCGTCGTATTCGGAGTGCGCTGCACTTGAGGCGGATTGTGGGAATATGCAGTGATGCTTTCCGATGTCATCAAGAATCTCCTCTTTCCATTCCTTCTCAATGCAGGTAATAGGCGAGCGACGGAAGCGGGATAAAGGGCTTAATTTTCGATAATGTGTTTTGCGGGATATAAATCATGTCTCCCGGATGCAACTGCAGGTCTTCGCCCAGATTCTTTGAAGTCAACATGTGTTTCAAATTGACTTTGGTTGCAGAAACCCAGTTGTCTGAAACCCGGCGAAACAGGATAATGTCGCTGCGTTTTCCCTTTTCTGAGAAGCCACCCGCTATCGCGACGGCTTCCGCCACCGTAGTGTTTCCTCGCAGGTCATATTTCCCGGGATGGTTAACCTGTCCCAGGGCAAGGAAATACGGGTTCTGAAATTGCTTCAAAGTAATCGAAACTTCTGGATTCCGCAGAATGTTCGCGTAAGCCCTCTTGATGTTCACTTCAAGTTCGGGTACCGTTTCACCTCCAACATGAATTCCGCCGGCATTTCGCAATGAAATGTAGCCATCCGGGTTCACCGTTACGGTTTGGTTGAACTCGGGCGTGAAGGGGAAATCGATTTCTATAACGTCCCCGCTGTCCACTTCGTAACGAGGGTCTCGCCGCTGCAATCCGGGAGCGCCTGCAGTCGCTGTTGAGGGGAGGGTGTCGACGCCATGGCTGAGAGCCTCGCTGATCTGATCGGGAGGCGCTACTTCCTTCTTGCCGCTCTTTTGGCCGGCCAGCACGCCTGTCACCCCGGCGCCAACGCAGGCCATTAAAATAACGGCCGCCACAAACAGTTTTTTCCTGCGCGAACCCATACCCGGACTCCTAACTGTGATGTCGAGCTACTGCCCTGTTGCTCGTAACAACGTATTCTCTTGTTTGTGATTAAACGTGTCCCTTAGTCCCAGGGCCGCCATTTCTGATGTGGCCATTGGTCCATGGATACCTATGCGGAACGACCCTGGAGGGCATGCCGGCGATGCAATTGACCGGTTGCTGCGCGGCTGGTTTATTGTCTGGATGCCGAAATTGTGGGTGAAAATATAGTGTGGTAGACTTTTTTAAGGCCATGACGTTCTCTCCGTTTCCAAGCGTTGGTCGTTATGGCTCCGGGTGCGTGGAAACTGCCGGTTTTCACGCACCCTCCTTGCTGCAGCGATTAAATCCTACGCCGCGCCGTTAGCGTGTATCTTCTCCGCGTTCAATGCGCTCGACTTTTACTTTCTTGCTGTCCATAAAGCCTTAAAATCCCCGGCAGCTCGGTGCGCCCGATGCTGGTTTTAGCTTTCCTGAAGAACCCGCCTTTACTTGCAACATCCTTATTGCTTATGCTGCCACAGCATAAGGATGATTTACTTCCCGGACATTGACACTTGAGATTCATCTCATCCATTTTGGGTTGCCTTGCGTGTCATGTCGTTGCAATCTTGGCATTCAGTTGATCGGTTCATGATCGTTTGAACAAATTCCCAGACTCCTACTTCATTGGGTTTTCTCGTAATTGCGAAGTCGCCTCGAGAAGTCCGCTGAACTAGTTTCCGCACAGCAAGTTCAATTTTAGCTTTCCCCGCATCTTGTAACAGTCCTGTAACTTGCAAGCGGGGTTCCGTTTCATCATGTCGCGTAAGCCGTTTGACACGTCTAAGTTATCTAACTCGCAATTAATTAGCCACGGCCAACCAGAAGGTACAAATTTACACGGTGGTGGAATTTTTTCGAGTGATGAAGTATTTATGGCTCACCCAACGAATTTTCTGACAGAAGCACATAGTACTCTTTAAAAGCGATGGCCAAGCTCGCGCGAGATAAACGAGGTCTGCTCGCCGTATTATTATTTTCTAACTCTATACGTGCCAAGTCCCTTGGTTTGATGGCTGGCTTGAAAAGAGCGAGTGCAAACTAATTGCCTTTACGAACCAACGCTCGACCGCCGGATTCCACTTTGAGAGTCGCAAGTCATCGAGAATTCGGTTGCAAAGAATCTGAGCAGTCATGTGCATGAGGTCCTGGCTGATGCGTAACTATTTGAGTTTCATACGCGTCCGGAGCCCTGGCACTTTTTACTCCTGAACGCACGCTGCCAGTTAGTTGCAAGAACGAATCATTTGCACCATCCACTATTTGTTTTTCCAGTAAAAGATACCCCGTGCATCCCGGTAACCATAACATTGCAGAAGAGTTGCTAAATATATCTATTTATTTACTTAATTCCCTTGACAACGCACATAATCCTTGTTAAAAGCTATGTCTCTTTCAGGTTGTCATTGTCCCAGGGTTGCGCACGATGAAGTTCCTCCAAGCAAGATCATTCCCACCCCTTGACAGGACGATCCAAAGTCACAAGTAAAAATTGGGAGGGGAAAGGTGTATTCGCGATTACTTGGTTTTATCAAAGAGAGGAAGCTGTGTGCAGCCACAGGTTCTGGGCTGGTTCTATTATTGTGTTGCGTGGCTGGTGGATGCGGGTCAGGCACTGCCACGCTTCAGACGGCATCTGCTAAGTGTGGTAATGCCGGAGTGGGGTGCGATTCGACTCTAGCACCCACATCGAGTTTAAGCGCTCAACCCAACTCAATCAGCCCGGGACAATCATCCAAACTGAGCTGGTCATCGCAGAACGGCACGTCCGTGGATCTGGAACCTGGCGTCGGGTCCGTTGCCCCACAAGGCACGACGACCATCAATCCTGCAAAAACCACAACGTACACCTTGACTGTCACCGGTAGCGGAGGCAAAAGCAAGGCGTCCGTGACAGTAGCGGTCGGTACGACGTCCGCGCCCACATCAAGTTTAAGCGCCCAGCCAACCACAATCAGCCCGGGACAATCATCCAAACTTAGCTGGTCATCGCAGAACGGGACGTCCGTGGATCTGGAACCTGGCATCGGGTCCGTTGCC
Coding sequences:
- a CDS encoding polysaccharide export protein encodes the protein MGSRRKKLFVAAVILMACVGAGVTGVLAGQKSGKKEVAPPDQISEALSHGVDTLPSTATAGAPGLQRRDPRYEVDSGDVIEIDFPFTPEFNQTVTVNPDGYISLRNAGGIHVGGETVPELEVNIKRAYANILRNPEVSITLKQFQNPYFLALGQVNHPGKYDLRGNTTVAEAVAIAGGFSEKGKRSDIILFRRVSDNWVSATKVNLKHMLTSKNLGEDLQLHPGDMIYIPQNTLSKIKPFIPLPSLAYYLH